The genomic region CTGACGGATCTGTACGCCATTGTTGACGAGCTAGTCAGCAAAGGAGTGTCGGTGAAGTTCCTCAAGGAGGGACAGACCTACTCAAAAGACTCCACCCCGATCGCCAAGCTGATGCTAGGGCTGTTGGGTTTTGTTCAGTTGGGTAAGGCCGTGAAAGAGCTGGATCAACACCGTGAAATAGTTGAAAAAAAACCCCGCAGGTTTCCCTGCGGGGTGTCGTTGTTAGAACGGTGCTTCGTCGTTGTCGGCGTCAGCGCCAGCCAGGGCGGCGTTCGCCGCCTCGCCTCCGCGACGGGCTGCGCGCGCAGCGGACTCTTTCTTGGAGTCGATCAGCTGCACCGTGTCGATGCGCGCCACCAGCGGGTACTGCTTCTGGCCGTCCTTGTCGATGTAGACGTCGGTCTTCAGCGAGTAGCTCACCGCAACGCGATCGCCGGAGCCGACGCAGCCGAACACGCCGGGGTTCTTCGCGTCCTGGACGTAGCCGGTCAGCTCCACGATCTCGCTTTCCACCTTGCCGGTGGCCTTGTTCTTGAAGGTGTTGCGCGCATAGACGCTGAGTTTCACCGTCGCGCCACCG from Corynebacterium genitalium ATCC 33030 harbors:
- a CDS encoding single-stranded DNA-binding protein, whose translation is MSNPFNNGTIVGNAARAPKLFEHANGGATVKLSVYARNTFKNKATGKVESEIVELTGYVQDAKNPGVFGCVGSGDRVAVSYSLKTDVYIDKDGQKQYPLVARIDTVQLIDSKKESAARAARRGGEAANAALAGADADNDEAPF